Proteins encoded within one genomic window of Methanosarcina barkeri str. Wiesmoor:
- a CDS encoding DNA double-strand break repair ATPase Rad50, producing the protein MKLKNLHIENIRSYKKLDFTFEDGVTVISGVNGSGKSSLLEACFMGLFGSKILSKDFVLADVIFKGAENAKINLGFEHLGQDYLIEQAFRYSSKSENASNSKCVLYANGESIVDQATRTYEEVCSLLNMDEEAYRNCAYIRQGEIDVLINAKPKDRQRMIDGLLQLGKLEEYRERAGSAKTAVRRLQRDTSNSLSGVKAEIEGIESTEPHAVLNGLRQKIKESDTILKKCNENKEAAAAQKEKLDLMITEHRERLQEIQTLKQALSKSQEDKAGCIREKEAFAREAHEQRQALLGLEEENNHIRGECGFGDLEIEALSLQKEKEEFLAREKVNVISKELALLLREEEVHTQDLRDFENEKAETEQSLMQCRADIGATNGEIEGNRKNILRIEDENKKLKEAAKETTGFTDTYEIPLFINELEEKESLLRERKNEASTKLALAFKEKETGDINLLTLDKELQNTKVAVRKSKTEIEILEEELRENEKAVLEVKEQKSEASAGLKGLGFTGEQLEDLEYLSELLLENKNRLHGREKELEATLRELDKVIRKNRQLLAEGKCPTCGQDLKGSEIACTTGESEQKREKLAAELLDIKLQQAEVEKKLNRLKDAKKLEKRISDYDLETERLKNKAKDLQERITIHKTRTEEDSLKLEGLNKQKEELEAKMGKLLPDIKALQGWEAAAQKAHGESERVLQEAKAFEKKLAENTSEIESLNGKIRTSLALIENYGQRLGELNEKLKGLAERETQEKEKLKTLEVELEALRKKEALAKETHDESSKHLLKTKKLGANLIQMDNIKHKISELEASIRNLAEKVGFFDREILERNERVKQLEGKLQGSRFEDLQSKRTQLEEYQANLTEKTRQTTAAKDALLKEVGMVENSLKRRNELKDELKALENRKQYLEAVYSNAEELESMYMRVRADMRNRNIGALSTLLNEMFSFMYTNNAYSHIELDPEYNLTVYRKDGTPLEPKLLSGGERAIFNLVLRCAIYRLLALGFGGDRADGLPPMILDEPTVFLDRGHINQLLKLIDMMRGIGVGQIIVVSHDESLIDSADHVFQVEKDPITNMSSIVKL; encoded by the coding sequence GTGAAGCTCAAAAACCTGCATATTGAAAACATCCGGAGCTATAAAAAACTGGATTTTACATTTGAAGACGGAGTTACAGTCATTTCCGGGGTGAACGGGAGCGGGAAATCAAGCCTGCTTGAAGCATGTTTTATGGGACTTTTCGGGAGCAAAATTCTTTCAAAGGACTTTGTGCTTGCAGATGTAATCTTCAAGGGGGCCGAAAACGCAAAAATAAACCTGGGTTTTGAGCATTTAGGGCAGGATTACCTTATAGAACAGGCTTTCAGGTATTCTTCTAAAAGTGAAAACGCTTCGAATTCGAAATGCGTGCTCTATGCCAATGGGGAAAGTATTGTTGATCAGGCTACACGGACTTACGAAGAGGTCTGCTCTCTTCTGAACATGGACGAAGAGGCGTACAGAAACTGTGCTTACATCAGGCAGGGCGAAATTGACGTACTCATTAATGCAAAACCAAAAGACAGGCAGCGGATGATCGACGGCTTGCTGCAGCTTGGAAAGCTCGAAGAATACAGGGAAAGAGCAGGAAGCGCAAAAACGGCTGTAAGAAGGCTTCAAAGGGACACCAGTAACAGCCTTTCGGGTGTAAAAGCCGAAATTGAGGGGATCGAAAGTACAGAACCGCATGCCGTTTTGAATGGGCTCAGGCAGAAGATAAAGGAAAGCGATACTATCTTAAAAAAATGTAATGAAAATAAAGAGGCTGCAGCTGCCCAGAAAGAAAAACTCGACCTTATGATTACAGAACACAGGGAACGTCTCCAGGAAATCCAGACTCTGAAACAGGCCCTGTCTAAATCTCAGGAAGACAAGGCAGGCTGTATCCGGGAAAAAGAAGCCTTTGCCAGAGAAGCCCATGAACAAAGGCAGGCTCTGCTTGGACTAGAGGAAGAGAATAATCATATTCGGGGAGAATGCGGCTTTGGAGACCTTGAGATTGAGGCTTTGAGCTTGCAGAAGGAAAAAGAGGAGTTTCTTGCCAGGGAAAAGGTAAATGTAATCTCAAAAGAACTTGCTCTTCTTCTCAGGGAAGAAGAAGTTCACACTCAGGATCTGCGCGACTTTGAAAACGAAAAGGCTGAGACCGAACAGAGTTTGATGCAGTGCAGGGCGGATATCGGGGCTACAAACGGGGAAATTGAAGGAAACAGAAAAAATATACTGAGAATTGAGGATGAGAATAAAAAGCTAAAAGAAGCTGCAAAAGAGACCACAGGCTTCACGGACACTTATGAAATTCCTTTGTTTATAAATGAGCTGGAAGAAAAAGAAAGCCTTCTTCGTGAACGGAAAAACGAAGCCTCAACAAAACTTGCACTTGCTTTCAAAGAAAAAGAAACCGGAGACATAAATCTCCTCACACTTGATAAGGAACTTCAAAATACCAAAGTCGCAGTTCGAAAAAGTAAAACCGAAATTGAAATTCTTGAAGAGGAGCTCAGGGAAAATGAAAAGGCAGTTCTGGAAGTTAAGGAGCAAAAATCCGAAGCTTCTGCAGGGTTAAAAGGACTTGGCTTTACCGGAGAGCAGCTCGAGGACCTGGAATACCTCAGCGAACTTCTGCTGGAAAACAAAAACAGGCTGCATGGGCGAGAAAAAGAGCTTGAAGCTACCCTCAGGGAGCTTGATAAAGTTATCCGTAAAAACCGGCAGCTACTTGCCGAAGGAAAATGCCCTACATGCGGGCAGGATCTTAAAGGCTCTGAAATTGCATGCACAACCGGGGAATCCGAACAGAAGAGAGAAAAACTTGCAGCAGAACTTCTCGATATAAAGCTCCAGCAAGCCGAAGTCGAGAAAAAACTTAATCGACTCAAGGACGCAAAAAAACTGGAGAAGCGGATTTCGGATTACGACCTGGAAACCGAAAGACTCAAAAATAAGGCAAAAGACCTGCAAGAAAGGATAACGATCCACAAAACCCGAACCGAGGAAGATTCCCTTAAACTTGAAGGCCTTAATAAACAAAAGGAAGAACTTGAGGCTAAGATGGGCAAGCTTCTTCCTGATATTAAAGCCCTGCAGGGATGGGAAGCGGCAGCTCAAAAAGCTCATGGTGAGAGTGAAAGAGTACTTCAAGAGGCAAAAGCCTTTGAGAAAAAGCTTGCCGAAAACACCTCGGAAATAGAAAGCCTGAACGGGAAAATCAGGACTTCCCTGGCACTGATCGAAAATTACGGGCAGAGGCTTGGAGAGCTCAATGAGAAACTAAAAGGGCTTGCCGAACGAGAGACTCAGGAAAAGGAAAAACTCAAAACCCTGGAAGTTGAGCTTGAAGCCCTGAGGAAAAAAGAAGCCCTGGCAAAAGAAACCCATGACGAGAGTTCAAAGCATCTCTTGAAGACAAAAAAACTCGGGGCAAACCTGATCCAGATGGATAATATAAAGCACAAAATCTCCGAGCTTGAGGCTTCAATCAGGAACCTTGCCGAAAAAGTCGGCTTTTTTGACCGGGAAATCCTTGAAAGAAACGAGCGGGTAAAACAGCTTGAAGGAAAACTTCAGGGAAGCAGATTCGAAGATCTTCAGTCAAAGCGTACCCAGCTTGAAGAGTATCAGGCAAACCTTACTGAAAAAACCCGGCAAACCACGGCCGCCAAAGATGCTCTCTTAAAAGAAGTTGGTATGGTTGAGAATAGTTTAAAACGCCGCAATGAGCTGAAGGATGAACTCAAAGCCCTTGAGAACAGGAAGCAGTACCTTGAAGCCGTATATAGCAATGCCGAGGAGCTTGAGAGCATGTATATGCGCGTTCGGGCGGATATGCGGAATAGAAACATAGGGGCTCTTTCTACCCTTTTGAATGAAATGTTCAGCTTCATGTACACAAATAATGCGTATTCCCATATCGAACTCGACCCGGAATATAACCTTACGGTTTACAGAAAAGACGGCACTCCACTTGAACCAAAACTCCTTAGCGGAGGAGAACGTGCAATCTTTAACCTTGTCCTGCGCTGTGCGATCTACAGACTTCTTGCTCTGGGTTTTGGCGGAGATAGGGCAGACGGGCTTCCCCCTATGATCCTTGACGAGCCTACAGTTTTCCTGGACCGCGGGCATATAAACCAGCTTTTGAAACTCATAGACATGATGCGTGGCATAGGCGTAGGCCAGATTATTGTGGTCTCCCATGACGAGTCCCTTATAGATTCGGCAGACCATGTCTTCCAGGTAGAAAAAGACCCTATTACCAATATGTCGTCTATTGTAAAACTTTAA
- a CDS encoding nuclear transport factor 2 family protein has product MTLILEAQEFAREWVEAWNSHNIDRIFEYYSEDFEMTNSIIFHVINDQTSTSTAKRM; this is encoded by the coding sequence ATGACATTAATACTTGAAGCACAGGAATTTGCTAGAGAATGGGTTGAGGCCTGGAACTCTCATAACATTGACAGAATTTTCGAGTATTATAGTGAAGACTTCGAAATGACCAATTCTATTATCTTCCACGTAATTAACGATCAAACAAGCACCTCAACGGCAAAAAGAATGTGA
- a CDS encoding IS1634-like element ISMba12 family transposase, which produces MAYKNNSRRVDSSIKRTRFLGHLGLIVGVFRELEVDKLIDEKLPKERDHKVPHSVCILAMVLNGLGFIGQRLYLFPDFFRTISIERLFGDGVTREDLNQYAIGETLDRIVKYGPAKLFTEITLHIMNRLPIPVHCLHADTTSVSVYGDYEDKEIESIDITFGIPKNGRWDLRQFVLSLIVNQHGIPLFMNTHSGNASDKNTILEAIKSIKSALSPESKVYYVADSSFYTDNNIKNIGKSFWISRVPATINEAKEMLTANLSLKTLKSDEIYSFYQTFVEYGGVKQKWVLLLSHKMKEKKEVTLRRKLEKELEKAEKSFKKLTGEDFFCEEDALKAAEKWIQDFPSIVFEKVNLKTIKKREAGKRVRPSKNEELKTYYRINGIIKVNEAFVLKEIEKMGLFIIASNDISLSPEEMLKYYKGQDNVEKGFRFLKSDTFSISKVYLKNKSRIEALTMIMVLCLMIYAIAEWKLRIKLEEENETVPDQKGKPTKKPTMRWIFFKFQGITELITQKKGKKEEKKSEILNMEEINWKILSIMGEKYENIYL; this is translated from the coding sequence ATGGCATATAAAAACAACAGTCGAAGAGTTGACTCCTCAATAAAACGTACAAGATTCTTAGGTCACCTTGGTCTTATTGTTGGAGTTTTCCGAGAACTTGAAGTTGACAAACTGATCGATGAGAAACTTCCTAAAGAACGAGATCACAAGGTTCCTCACTCCGTCTGCATCCTTGCCATGGTACTCAATGGTCTTGGTTTCATAGGACAACGTCTGTACCTTTTTCCTGATTTTTTCAGGACTATTTCTATAGAAAGACTTTTTGGAGACGGTGTCACACGAGAAGACCTAAATCAATATGCTATTGGAGAAACTCTTGACAGAATCGTAAAGTATGGTCCTGCAAAACTATTTACGGAAATCACTCTTCACATTATGAACCGTCTACCGATTCCTGTCCATTGTTTACACGCTGACACTACAAGTGTCAGCGTTTATGGCGATTATGAAGACAAAGAAATTGAGTCTATTGATATTACTTTTGGGATTCCCAAAAACGGAAGATGGGACCTAAGACAATTTGTACTGAGCCTGATTGTTAATCAGCATGGTATACCACTTTTCATGAACACACATTCAGGGAATGCTTCAGACAAAAACACAATTCTGGAAGCAATCAAGTCTATTAAATCAGCTTTAAGCCCTGAAAGTAAAGTGTACTATGTTGCTGATAGTTCATTTTACACAGACAATAATATCAAGAATATAGGAAAGTCATTCTGGATCAGTCGCGTTCCTGCAACAATTAATGAGGCAAAGGAAATGCTAACAGCAAATCTAAGCCTGAAAACGTTGAAAAGCGACGAAATATACTCGTTTTACCAAACCTTTGTAGAATATGGAGGAGTTAAACAAAAGTGGGTTTTGTTACTCTCTCATAAAATGAAAGAGAAGAAAGAAGTAACTCTCAGAAGAAAGCTTGAAAAGGAACTTGAAAAAGCAGAAAAGTCGTTTAAAAAGTTGACAGGAGAGGACTTCTTCTGTGAAGAAGATGCATTAAAAGCAGCAGAAAAATGGATTCAGGATTTCCCTTCAATTGTGTTTGAAAAAGTAAATTTGAAAACCATTAAAAAACGTGAAGCAGGCAAAAGAGTCAGACCTTCGAAAAATGAGGAATTAAAGACATATTACAGGATTAATGGAATAATAAAAGTTAACGAAGCTTTTGTTTTAAAAGAAATAGAGAAAATGGGACTTTTCATTATTGCAAGTAATGATATCAGCCTTTCTCCTGAAGAGATGCTGAAGTATTACAAAGGACAGGATAACGTAGAAAAAGGATTTAGATTTTTGAAAAGTGATACCTTTAGCATATCGAAAGTGTATCTCAAGAATAAATCAAGAATTGAAGCGTTGACAATGATAATGGTTCTCTGCTTAATGATTTATGCAATTGCAGAATGGAAATTAAGAATAAAATTAGAAGAAGAAAATGAAACAGTTCCAGATCAAAAAGGAAAACCAACAAAAAAACCGACAATGAGATGGATATTTTTCAAGTTTCAGGGAATTACAGAACTTATAACTCAGAAAAAAGGGAAAAAAGAGGAAAAAAAGTCAGAAATTCTAAATATGGAAGAGATTAACTGGAAGATATTGAGTATAATGGGAGAGAAATATGAAAATATATATCTCTAG
- a CDS encoding type 1 glutamine amidotransferase family protein, protein MKSTVYLYVFDTMADWEVGYLSAELNSGRFYRKESQPLKIVTVGIDNTPVITMGGVKVLPDIGHEELIIEDAAALILPGGNTWTEPIHDPILKKAEECLKKGVIVGAICGATMGLAEKGMLNNRWHTSNDPGFLKMMCPNYTGEMYYKQEPTVTDGNLITASGTAPLEFTVHVLKKLDVFSLETLDSWYNLYRTHESKYFYELISSIQ, encoded by the coding sequence ATGAAAAGCACAGTATATCTTTACGTATTTGACACAATGGCTGACTGGGAAGTCGGTTATTTAAGCGCTGAACTAAACTCGGGAAGATTCTATAGAAAAGAGTCGCAGCCTTTAAAAATAGTCACAGTTGGAATAGATAATACTCCTGTAATTACAATGGGTGGCGTAAAAGTACTACCTGATATTGGACATGAAGAACTTATCATTGAAGATGCTGCAGCTCTGATCCTCCCTGGAGGAAATACATGGACAGAACCAATTCACGACCCAATTTTAAAAAAGGCTGAAGAGTGTTTGAAAAAAGGTGTAATTGTTGGGGCAATTTGCGGCGCTACAATGGGACTTGCTGAAAAAGGGATGCTGAATAACAGATGGCACACCAGCAATGATCCTGGATTTCTTAAAATGATGTGTCCAAACTATACAGGAGAAATGTATTATAAACAAGAACCAACTGTAACTGACGGAAACCTGATTACTGCTTCCGGAACAGCTCCACTAGAATTTACTGTTCATGTGTTGAAGAAGCTGGATGTATTCTCGCTGGAAACGTTAGATTCATGGTACAATCTTTATCGTACTCACGAATCGAAATATTTCTATGAGCTAATTAGTTCTATTCAATGA